Within Chroicocephalus ridibundus chromosome 11, bChrRid1.1, whole genome shotgun sequence, the genomic segment ACAGGATCTccctgcggggaggaggaaggctgctttGGCACAACCCGCTGGCTCTGCCTCTGTTTGCTCGGGGCAGGAACCACGTACCGCTCCGTGCCCTTGCACCACAACAGCGCTGAGCCTCGCAGGATCCGGCCCAGCCACGCTCACGCAATGCAGACGGTAACAATCTGCCCGGGGCACAGGCCAGCAGGACCATGCTCACCCTCCCCAGGACGGGCAGACCTGCACATCAGCAACAGGGGAACCCCCGTTCCTGCAGGGTCAGGGACCGGATCCAGCCCTCAGCTCCGGACACATGTTCTCCTGACCCTGCCTGCCCACAGCACCGATGTTCGGGGCTGGTGCCTGCCTTGCCACCCCACCCACCCGCGTCCTCTCTCTCCTGCACACCCTTCAGCTGAAGGGGTGCTTTCCCCACCCGAACAGTCCACGGGGCTGTGCCAGCCCGGCACAGGCAGGATTTGCCGGGGCGGCAGCTCTGCCGCAGGCAGAGGCACCGGGCAGGACAGTGCCAGGCATGCGTGGGACGTCGCAAAGTGCTTTGCAACGGGGGTTCGAACTATGTACAGGACTCCCTTGACGTGCACCAGGATGTGACCCCACCGAGGGGCATGGCAGCGGCTCAACCACTCACAGCGACGCGACGCGACAGTTTGGGACAGGACGTGGACGAATCTGCGGTCCGGGCAGTGTCGGCGGCGCAGGGCAGGGGCCGGTTGGGCCCCGTGTTGAACCCCGGCATGGCCCGGGGGTACCACGCGCCGGGTGCAGGTGTGCAGCAGGACTCATCGGAGCTCGTGGTCGACCGGAGGCTGAGCCGGTGCCGGCTCTGCGGGCTGAGGATGGCCATTTCCCTCGGAGCCTGGGTGAGGGGCGTGGGGCTGATCCGACCCCTTGCAGGCACTGTTGTCCTGCCCGGGGAGCTGGAGGAAGTCAGGCAGGACCAGGTCCTCCTTGGAGAGCAGCCCACGCTGGTCATTGGCCCGGCAGCTCTGGGCACGGTTCAGCAGCTCCACCAGCCCTGGGGGAAATGCAGGTCATGCACCTGAGCCCAGCACTTGGGCTCCTGTCCTAACGCCTCAGCTGCCCTCTCCACCTGACATGACCCTGAACATGAACCAGGCGCAGCACCTGCaccttctctctgctccctgacAGCACCCATGGGACTCTGCACCCATGCTCAGAAAACCGGGGGACCCCCCGTCCCCCGTAGCCCATCCCCAGCAGACCAGGAGCCCTGTGTCCCTCACCCCGTGTTTTACCCCAGCGCCTCAGGTTTCAGAAATGCCAGGTCTCACCTTCCAGGTCGTATGTGCGGCGGTTCAGGTTCGTGGCAGCTGAAGACCGGGGCCGGGAGAAGGAAGAGGGCATCTCCCACAGCATGTCGGGCTCCGTTCCTGTCGGGCTTCCCTCCTGCAAAGAGCAGCACAAGCCTCAGCGACGGGGCAAGGAGGCAGTGCTCCCCCAGCCCACGTCCCCGTCGCCCTCCCACAGCCTGGCTCCCAGCTCGGCACCCACTGTCCGGCCCTGTGGCATGTGCCAGGGTCGCAGCAAGGCACACCTTCCCCACGGACTGTGGCAGCAGCCGTGGGGGCATCTCTGACTGGGGCTGTGGGTTCTTGAGCTCACCTCGCTCCggagtggggagggggcggctgcGGCCTCGGCGCTCTCCGTCACTCGCATGTCTGCAAGGTAAGTGCTGCTCAGCGCCCTGTGCCAGCACCCCAGTCCTGGCCCGGCTGGTGACAGGATCGAGCCCATCCCAGGGAGCAGAAAGCAGCCCGGCCCTGGGAGCGCTCTGTGAGTGTACACGGCTTGCAGGAGGGACACGACCTGGGGGGAGGACACTTTACCTGCCGGCGTTTCCAGGACAAGTTTCTGAGCAGCCACCGTGCTGACCAGCTTCTCGAGGTCCAGGGCAGCTGGCTCGCCGTGCTGCAACGGGAAGAGCCAGCCGGTGTCACGCTCACTGTGGCACGGCAGAGGCAGCCAGGCTGAGGACCTGTGAGCTCCCCCGCCAGACCCTGTTGGGTCATGGGCTGCGCAGTGCAGAGCACACCCGCTGGTCCCTCCCAGCCCGCGGCGGGGTGCCATGGCCCATCTCAAACACCGGTGACTCTCCGCAAGCCCACAACCTGCCCCCAGCATGGATCACTGCTCCCCACCTCCTAGTCACTGCCGGTAGCCCCTGGCCTGAGACCCACAGCCGGCCCCCTCCCGCAGCGTCCCGGGTGCaggaggctggggctgtgcccgCCGAGGCGTGAGCCCTCACCCGCCGCAGCAGCGCCAGCTCCATCCTCACGCCATACTTCCCCAGCACGGGCTGCAGCGCTTCCCGGATGCGCTTGGTTGACTTTGCCGTGATGCGGATGGTCTTGTTGAGGGAGGAGATTTCCAGCCTGTGGaaggggagcagaggctgcaggcaaACACGGGCACAGCTGGGGCGCTCAGGGCTGCCTGGGGGTTGGGCGTGGGGTGGCCACGTGTGATGTGGACCAGACACTTGTGGGCAACAGCATCAGCCCCAAAGCTCCCACTCACTCAAAGCTTATCCTGTTCTCCAGCTTCACCTCCTGGTCTGCCAGCACAGAGCACTCCTGGTCCAGCACCAGCGCTTTCTGAAAGAGCCAAACCATCAGGAGAGAGCAAGCGGAGCGGCACACGGTCACAGCCTGGGGACAGTCTGGCTGGCAggagccccctccctgccctgcccaccctaCCTGCTCATTGCCCACCAGGTAAACCTTGATGTCGGGGAGGCTGAAGCCGCGTTTCTCGCATATCCCCGCCAGCATGTCACGGATGGAGTGGCCGGGCCGGACGGAGGCCAGCGAGGCCGTGCCGTCAGGCAGGTACACGCAGCAGTACTTCATGGGCTTGGACGGCAGCTCTGCCtcgctgccccccaggctcttccgaTGGccctgcaggagggatgcagcAGGATAAGCCTGGCTGGTGGCAGCGTGATGGCGCAGGGCCAGCGCTGTGACGACTCACCTCCGTCCAGGGGCTGGCGGCCGTGCTGGTGGAGGACAGGAAGCCCAGGTCCAGGCTGGCCGAGGAGTTGAGCGAGCCCTGGGACTCCCGCCACAGCATGGCGCTCCCACCGCCTTCTCCCCCTTCTAAGACAGACAGAGGGACAGTGGCGGGGACTGTGGGCTCCCTTGGGGGGTGGCATGGTCCTGGCTGCCTGGCTCGGCACAGCACCTACCTGCCCAGGAGGGCTCCCGCCGTTCTCCCTTCCTGAAGGACCGTCGGGGGCTGCGGCTGGCACCACTGCCTGCCGTCTCCACACCCAGTGGCAGGGACTTGCCCAGCTTCAGCTTTGACTTCTGGGGCAAACAAAGAAGCATGTCAACGTGGGGACATCTGAGACTCACCAGTCCCTTTCCTGGGTCCCCTGACTGCTTGTCTGTCCTCAGCCTGGGGCTGGGTTTGCTCCGAGGAGCAGGGAAAGGACCCAGAACCGCTTTCTCAGGCAAAGGGACAAGTCCCCGtccccccttcccaccctgctCACCTTGCTGAGGTCaggtggggggctgctgctgcgggagTGCGGCCGCAGGTCTGGCAGGGGCTGtccctggctctctgcctgcaggcaggccTGGTAGAGCGGGGATTTAACGAAGCGCGTGTAGCTGTCAAACTTCATCAGGTTAAAGATCTGCAAAGGGAGGATATGCGGGCTTaagccccctgcccacccacgGCTCACTCTGGCCACTGCCCCATGGCACGGCCCCAGGGTGAGAGCAGCGATGCTGGGTGATGCACAGGGTGGTCCCGCAGCCCCCGTCCCGTGGGTGGGGTGGAGCACGGGTGCTGCTCGTACCTGGAGCTGCTGGACGCGAAACAtgtctggggagggggtggccagCATGTCCTCCCCAATCCAGGCCTGCTTGTCGATGTTCACGGGACTGACTGAGTGGCTGGAGAGGAACTCATCGTAGATCCGCCGTGCCTCCTGGGCCAGCTAGGGGAATGGGGGGGTCAGGCTGGGACCCGGAGTCCCCTCCTCACTGCTACCCTGTGGGGAGCCCCTGTCTCACCCCACGGAGTCATCCGAGCTCTGAAGGGCTGAGTCCTCCTGGGACCAGCTCGGTACCTGCACATCAGGACAGGCATCGGACCCAGCCTCCGCCGCCCAGCACCAAGCTCTGGGCACAACACGCCAGTCTCTCCGCAGAGGTACAGCCCGAAGTAGGAACTGTCCCCCCGAGCTGTGTGTCTCTGTCCCCACAAGCCCCCGTCTAGCTCCCTGCCCTTGGTCTCTTGTCTTCCCAACAGCATTCTCCACCCTCTGGCCACCATGGGCTGGAGAAGCATGTCCTGCTCCGTGGTCTGTGGCTTTCAGATGCACATCGCATCCGTCTCCTTCTGCCTCCCGCAAGAGACCCCAGCCACCCGGAACAGGGGTCTGCCAGGACCCTGAGACATACAGGCACAACAGCCACCTCCCCCTCTGcccacatccctcccagcagCTGTAACTCAGGCTCAGCCACACCGTGGCTGCAGAGAGGCTGGTACCTGCTGCGTGTCGCTGGCCGGGATCTGCTGGAAGCGCTCGCACGCCTGCCAGAAGTAGACATTTTCAGCACTGAACTCCTTCTTGAGGAATTCCTGCGGGGCAGAGAGAGCTGCTGGCCTGGATGGCACCGTGGCTGTGGGATGGCTTGGTTGCCGATGACCAGGAGCCAATGGTAACAAGGACTGAGGTGTGGGCTGTGGCACTCACAGTGAAGTAGGTGACGGCCACGCGGTCCTGCAGCAGCGTCTCGAAGGATTCGGCCCAGCTGACCACAGACCCCTGTGTGGAGCCACAGGTGGACGGCGGCCCTGGCAGGCTGTTCACGCTGTGGTTGCTGCCACGGGCCCTGGAGGCGTTTAActctgagagagaaaaagggtGAGTTCTGTCTGCCCCCCAGAGTCACCCCCACCATTGCCAGCAGCCCCTGTATCTGCAGGGAGTTCGTCCGCCCCATCCCGACGCAAGCCAGCGAGACCTCAGGAAGGGAGCACGAGGAGCTGGTATCACAGCGGCATCCTCGGTGGATCAAGCGCCGTGATGCCACAGCTGGCACCGTCTGGTGTGACAGCCCTCCCTGACAGCCCTTCCTGCCAGCGCCGGccatcctcccctccccggggtgtCACCATGACTCCACCTGTGACTCATCTCCCAGGGGAACAAAGCCAGATGCGTGGGGAAAGCACCCAgccagggagggaaagcagggtGGAAAGGGACACAGCTGGCACATGGCGTGAAGGGAAGCTCGGAGGATGGGTAGAGGTGCCTGAATTTACCTTCTCCATTCCTCCGGCTATGACAAGGAACAAACCCAGCAACAGGAGGGCACAGAAAGTGTCATCCCTGGCTCCCAACCCGGAGGAAACCCTCCCTCGGGGAAACCCAAGATGACCATGCATTCAAATTGAGTCCTTCCATCAAAAAGACGGAAGTTCCCAGGGGCAACCCCAGCTTTTGAACTGGTTTGGCTGGTGAGCAACCGGCCAAAGAGGGTCATTTGCAAGAGAAGGTAAGGGTACGGAAGCAGGGCTCTCCCAGCAAagctggcaggagcagaggcGGCAGCAGGCTGCTGCTTGGCCAGGCTCCCCACCCTTCTCCTGTGCAAAACACGGGGTCACTGCACACAGTCTGCACGTGCAGGTGGGAACAGCAGCCCCCGGCACCTCGCGCTGGAAGGATCCTGCAGCGGGACCGAGATGTGGGAATGGGCCGGCTAAGATATCTGGTGCACAAtgagacagatggacagacagacaaacCCCCTCGGGGAACCCGGCGCTGGCTGGTACCCAGGTTTTGCTTGCCCCGGGAAGCCCCTCGGCCCCCAGCTCCCAAGGAAGTCAGCTGAGCAGCCAGAAGGGAGGGAGAGGCGACACGGGGCTGGGCGGGAGGGATGGTGGGGTATGGCAAGCACagtgcccagcccagcactgcgGGCGCCCGGCCACGCACTCGCCCACAGCACAGCCGGTGCTGACACAGGACCTGgctctctgctggctccttgcccCTGGCACCGGGCTGGCTGTGGGCTTCCCCCTCCCCTGAAGGCAATGCCGGCCTCCTGTCCCAGAGCAAAGAGCAGCCTTACCTCCATCCGACACAGCCGGGCCCTGCGGGGGTGGAGAGAAGAGAGGTGAGAGGGGCCACACGGCGCCTGCCAGCCCGGTGGAGCGGTACCTGGGCAGGCGGCAGCGTCAGGGCAAGCCTAGTCCGAACCCAGGAGCAAGGGACACGGGCTGCCGGCAGACACCGCTCTGGTGTTAGTTGCAACTGGGACAGCTGCCCCACGGTAGGAGGCCTCCAAGGCGGGGGCAGCGAGTAGGGATGGGGAGTTACAAGAGGTGCACAGCTTTTCTCCCACCTCTGGTGCATCTACTGCCCCGAGGGCAGGCCAGCAATTGGGAAAGGGCAGACGCTATCAGATGTAACCCTGCCACCACtgcccagggagaagagaagcagcCTCCCCGGcacaggaagaggaggggaggaggggagggaaggaaggcaaCCACAGCCCTAGGCAGGCAAActgcctgctccctccttccttgGGGCCTGGGGCTACTGAGGGCAGATGGCCAAAAACGAGGACCGGGTCCTGCGAAGGGCAGAGCTCCCAGCGAAGGGCAGAGCAGGACTGGGTGCCATGCAGCATCCCCTGGGCCACCCCAGATACCAGCCATGGGGATGCGGTACCCCAGGACCCAAAGCAagcaggcagaggggcagagccTCCACAGTCAAAGCCCAGCCAAGCACTCCCTGCACGGTGCTGCCTCTCATCACCTGCCTGGGGCCACACTGAAATGGTGCCCTTGACCTGGCTGGccagtgccccccaccctgctAGCCCCACgcaccccagcctgccctgcacacaccctgcctgtccccatcccagccccacacaccccagccccactatcccacccctgcctgtccctgctacCCCACCCCACACGCCACTGCAGTACCCCTTACCCCAGCCCCACAtatcccagccctgcctgctcataccccagccccacacacccctaTGTTGTCATCTGCTTGGTCTTCTCCAGCATCCCCGTTGCCCACACCCAATTagctctgccctgcctgtgccaccCAGTCCCACGCACCCCagcactgctgactcctgtttaCCCCAGCCCTGTACACCACTGCATGCCCGTtaccccagtgccgtacagccccACTTACATCGCTGTCTCACAGACCCCTGCCTTCTCATTACCCAGCCCCATatgtccctgcctgcctgttACCCAGCCCCATACGCTGTTGCCTGCCCTAATACCCCTCTACGTCTCTGCCTGCTGTGGATGCCCAAGGCCCatacacccctgcctgcacattACCCAGCCTCACATCCCCCCGCCTGCCTGTTAtccgccccacacccccctgcCTGCCTGGTACCTGGCCACATACATCCCTCTGCCTGCCCGTcacccaccccaccgccccccgcctgcccggtacccagccccacaccccctgCCCGTTACCTACCCCcgtgcatccctctgcctgcctgaTACTCAGACACGCACCCCTGCCTGCCCGCTATCTGCCCCACACCCCCTGCCTGCCCACTACCTGGCCCCATACATCCGTCCGTCTGCCCGGTATCCGCTCCacgccccgccgcctgcccggtgcccagccccgcgccgtgccgccgggcggggccgccccgggggaTGGGTCCGGCGCCCCGGTCCGGTCCGGGACTCACCATGCGGCCGTTGTGGACCAGCAGCAGCTTGGCCTTGCCCTGCATGCCTGGCACCGCCCGGCCCAGCGCGCTACGGGCGCGGCCCGcggccccgcagcatccccggccggcggcgcggcgcggctcccccggcccggcccggcgctcccCGGCACTACCGCTTTCGGCTGCCACAGGAAGTGTCGCCAAGGGAACCGAGACCGCAgcggggggagcggagccgccctcccgccccgcgccgccgccgccaccggccccggccccgccccgccgggcaccggcaccggctgCGGGCCAGGAAACGCCGcggccccatccccatcccggtCCTCATCCCTAACCCCGTCTCCATCCGCATCTGTGACCCCATCCcaaccccgtccccatcccgaTCCCCATCCTTCTCCCTGTCTCCATCTGCATTTGTGACTCCATCCCCATCTGTATCCCTGTTTCCATCTGCATCtacatccccgtccccatcccaatccctgtccccgtccccatctgaatccccatcccagtccctgtccccgtccccatccccatcatcatctgaatcccccatccccatcccaatccctgtccccatccccatctgaATCCCTTCCCCATCGCCACCCCAGTCAGTCCCCATCACCAGCACGGTCTGTGCCACCTTGCGgtcaccaccccccccaccactcccagcagcctgggcagccccaggtgaCTCCTCCTGGGCATCACATCACCCCAGGGAaagggggtgcaggggcaggggggCATCAGCACACCAACGCCCCCTTCCACCACCCTGGTCACGCAGCGGTGGGTCTGGGGGTGGTCCCcagggccgtgctgctgctgctgctggtcctgtTAGTGACTGGTGTTCGTGGAGAGCTGCCTGCACCGTGGAGGCCGGCAGAGCCTGGCAGAGAGGAGTGGTGGACGTGCAGCTTGGAGTCACCAAACTGATGCCTAAGCAGTTTTGCCCATCTCCTAGGTCGGGGTTCCATGTTGATCAGCAACCACAAACCAGTCAAGGATATTTTAGGATATTTGTTAGGAAATATAAGTAAGTAACAGTTACAGGATAAACCGCAGAGCACCATGGCAACCCACTCATGGAAATGCTAATAACTGGGACGTAAGGTGGGTGATTAACCTATCAAAAGCAGAACCCTAACATTAAGTTGGGTGCAGATCTatgcagagaaaaatgaagtgttCCCACCACGAAAATGCACAAAAGCAGAGCGGCATTAGCAGCCGCAGCCCTGGCAGGGTCTCTGGGCACGGGGGAGCGGAGGGtggcccctgctgctgccccccggccccctgcggcagcacagagcagcagtggggtggggggcgatcgtgcttctccccttccctttgtcAGAGCGTAGCTGTGTTGTTTGGCTTGGCTTTGCAACAGgagttataaataaaaatgtctcacCGAGAGTGCGTGACTCACGGTCCTCACCACAAGGATAACCTCTCTGCTAGGAAACCTGATCCGAGGACCGAACTGCAGCATGCAAGAATCAAAGACATTGCGTAATTAATATATTTCATCCAAATGGCGAACGGATGAGCCCCTCATCCCACCTGGGCAGGGGTGGGCTGCTGGGAAAGGAGCCTGTGTCCCTCTGGACCCCTGTCCTCTGCCACCCCCAACCTCCGGCTGCCCAGGACCTGCTCTGGGGCCCAGTGGTTTCCCTCGGATggcagcggggagctggggcagTGGCTGACGTGGCCTCGAGCAGCTCCAGCCTCAGCGTTACCTCCTGCCACCCTCTGAGGGAGCAGCTTGTGGGTGCTGGTGTCACCTTGCCCTGATCGGGCAGGGTGGGACGTGGGGATGCACTGAGGCATCACCCCTCGCACGGAGGACTGTGTCGGCCCTGTGCACCGGGACACGACCATGCCTGTGGTCTGCCCCTGCTGCCTGGAGGCTGGGGCTGCGGTGCCTCTCCCAGTATCACATGCCAGCTGCACAGCTCCGTCCCACTGCCATGGTCTGCCCGCGATGATGCCCACAGTGCCTGGGTACCGCATCCTCCCGCTGTGCTGCCTTCCCCGAACCGGAGGCTGGCCCCGCGGGGAGAGGGATGCCCTGTGCCCCAGTGCCCCAGCCTGGCGGGACCTGGTTTATCCCGGGGGTAGGCGACGGCGGAGCGACAGCTGGCTGGGGGATTTGCCGAGGGCATTATTTAATGCTGTGGGTAAATGGAGAAACAGCAGCTAATTCTGGAGCCCATaatcctcttcctcccctggggatggggagcgTGCCGGTTACACAGCCGCCGGCGGGCCCTGGGGACAagcccctggcagctccccaggcGCGCCACAGGACGGAGCGACTCCCAGACCATGGGTGATGTGCAGAAGGTAAGCGGAGTACGGTGACATCCCGCCGGCACCAGGGTGCTGGCACCAGCTGCCGGCAGCAGTGTCAAGCAGCTTGGCAGAGCAGGACCAGGATGTACCCTGGGCTTGTCCCCCCAGCACACCCAGGAGCTGGCAAGGCTCCCCGGGCAGGGACAGCACACCTGGGGGTGGGGACTGGGTCTGGACAGATCTGCCGTGGGGCTACCCTGAGCCCAGACGCTTTGGGAGCCAAGCCCTGGAGCTCACTCAGGCCATAGCCACAGCGTACCCATGGCCAACAGTGCGCCCAGCTCCTCCCTCCAAAATAAGGGTGCTGTGCAGTGACCCGGCACCCCACAGGACTCCCCCAGCACCCCGCgcccccaggggctgctctctgTCATCCAGAGGCTGAAGGGCTCCCCGGAGCAGGAGCTCCGCATTGTCCTGCTGGGGCTGGACAACGCCGGGAAGACCACGCTGCTGAAATGCCTGGCGTCCGAGGAGGTCAGCACCATCACACCCACCCAGGTAGGTGTTGCTGGGGGCCACGGGCAGTGGAATGTGGCAGGTCCTACCCTCCCCTTGAGTGATGCCGGGGTTTGCGTCCTCGTGCAGGGCTTCAACATAAAGAGCGTCCACTCGCACGGCTTCAAGCTGAATGTCTGGGATATCGGGGGGCAGCGCTCCATCCGCCCGTACTGGAAGAAGTATCTGGGCAGCACTGACCTGCTGGTGAGTGGGgcggctgcccgcagcccccctcagccccatgCGTGGAGAGCCGTGCCCTCTTCGCGGGGCCCTGTACCCCAGCAGAGGTGTGCAGcccctgcagaaggcagagcgCTGTGCAGCTGAGTGAGGAGGAGCCATTGACTGTCCCTTTTGTCCCCATGGCAGATTTATGTCATTGACAGTGCAGACCAGAAGCGCTTCGAGGAGACAGGGCAGGTACGAGGGGTCCggtggggggtggctgtggggtcCTGGGGCTCGGACCCATCTGGCACCAGCTCTCTGAGGagtggaggggggagggaggctgcTCTCTACCAAGCAGCAACGCTACTGCGGGGGCCAAGCTGCCCCCAGAGCTACATGGGAATGGCTCATGATCAGAGACTCAGCACGCAGAGGCACCTCACCGCATGGCAGATccatgcccagcagctccctcggAGTAGGGTGTGATGCCCCTCAGGTACCCGACATGGGGGTGGCTCTGCCCCTGGTGAGAGTGACCCCTCGATCGCCAGCCCTTGTCCCACTTCCCCAGCGCCAGGTTAGCGATACAACCAAGCAAAGGTTTACAAGTAGCGAATTCTGAGTTACAAACCCTGGGAATGAAGCTGGAGAGGGGAAGGTGAGACTCCGAGTGCCAGTCTTGGCTGTACCGGCACCAGACGGCGGTGTGGGTGTGCCAGACAGCACAGAGCTGACAGCAGCCTCCTGTAGCTGCCCTTTGCCCAAGGCTCTCGGTGCTGGGAGCACTTCAGCCCTCAGGTGGTACAGTGTGCAGCTCCTGCGCTTTCTGCAGGTAAGATGGAGCTTCAGGGGTGCATCTCTCCCTTGGGATGTCGAGACCTCATGGCTTCTTTGGCTGTAATAAGAGAACCACAGAGAGGGGAGTGAGGCACTTTGGGGGGCTGAGGTGcccccgcctgccctgggcagctcagccaagcagcccagcagctccatggAGGAGAGTGGCAGTGGGAAGCAGCCCTGGGAGATGGTTCTCTcttggcaggagctggcagagctcaCCGAGGAGGAATCCCTCGCAGGGGTCCCGCTGCTGGTGTTTGCCAACAAGCAGGACCTAGTgactgcagcacctgcagccgAAATCGCAGAAGGGCTGAGCCTCCACACCTACCGGGACCGGGAATGGCAGATCCAGGCCTGCTCAGCCTTGTCTGGGGAAGGAGTGCAGGTAGAGATGGGGGCCTGCGGGCTCTGCAGAGGCGAGAGAGGACCCGAGGACCTGCCATGCTCTTGGGgctgtgctcatgtctctctcttccctccaggaTGGGATGAACTGGATTTCCAGCCAGATCATGAATAGGAAGAAGTGAGAGCTGTGAAGTGCCAGACTGGACTGAGCTGCAGGTCCCTAAGCCATGGCCAGCCCCCTTGATCCCTAGACTCCCCCAAGGGCTTGGCTGGGCCCTGAGCCTCGGACTGCTGTGCTCAGATGGGCTTCCCACCCAATCTTTCACTAATCAGTCggcttcccctctccctgccttctggGCTTCCATGAGCTCCTCATACCCCCTgaccctcctgcagccccggtgCTGTTGGAGTGGAGCACATGTCCCACTGTGTCAAGGGCTTGCACACCTCCAGAACGAGAACCCACTCAGGACTTGTCCATCCACACTGCTGGCACACCCTGTGGAGGCTGCTGCAATACACACAGGGCGTCC encodes:
- the RGS14 gene encoding regulator of G-protein signaling 14, coding for MQGKAKLLLVHNGRMGPAVSDGELNASRARGSNHSVNSLPGPPSTCGSTQGSVVSWAESFETLLQDRVAVTYFTEFLKKEFSAENVYFWQACERFQQIPASDTQQLAQEARRIYDEFLSSHSVSPVNIDKQAWIGEDMLATPSPDMFRVQQLQIFNLMKFDSYTRFVKSPLYQACLQAESQGQPLPDLRPHSRSSSPPPDLSKKSKLKLGKSLPLGVETAGSGASRSPRRSFRKGERREPSWAEGGEGGGSAMLWRESQGSLNSSASLDLGFLSSTSTAASPWTEGHRKSLGGSEAELPSKPMKYCCVYLPDGTASLASVRPGHSIRDMLAGICEKRGFSLPDIKVYLVGNEQKALVLDQECSVLADQEVKLENRISFELEISSLNKTIRITAKSTKRIREALQPVLGKYGVRMELALLRRHGEPAALDLEKLVSTVAAQKLVLETPADMRVTESAEAAAAPSPLRSEEGSPTGTEPDMLWEMPSSFSRPRSSAATNLNRRTYDLEGLVELLNRAQSCRANDQRGLLSKEDLVLPDFLQLPGQDNSACKGSDQPHAPHPGSEGNGHPQPAEPAPAQPPVDHELR
- the LOC134522057 gene encoding ADP-ribosylation factor-like protein 3; this translates as MGDVQKGLLSVIQRLKGSPEQELRIVLLGLDNAGKTTLLKCLASEEVSTITPTQGFNIKSVHSHGFKLNVWDIGGQRSIRPYWKKYLGSTDLLIYVIDSADQKRFEETGQELAELTEEESLAGVPLLVFANKQDLVTAAPAAEIAEGLSLHTYRDREWQIQACSALSGEGVQDGMNWISSQIMNRKK